A part of Chitinimonas koreensis genomic DNA contains:
- a CDS encoding DMT family protein gives MLLLVCSNVFMTFAWYAHLRDLSAKPWYIAAVASWGIALFEYLLQVPANRIGFQVYTLAQLKIMQEVITLAVFVPFAVFYMNQPFKLDFVWAGLCLLGAVYFMFRG, from the coding sequence ATGTTGCTGCTGGTCTGCTCCAACGTCTTCATGACCTTCGCCTGGTACGCCCACCTGCGCGACCTGTCGGCCAAGCCCTGGTACATCGCCGCTGTCGCCAGCTGGGGCATCGCGCTGTTCGAATACCTGCTGCAGGTGCCGGCCAACCGCATCGGCTTCCAGGTCTACACCCTGGCCCAGCTCAAGATCATGCAGGAGGTGATCACGCTGGCGGTGTTCGTGCCGTTCGCGGTGTTCTACATGAACCAGCCGTTCAAGCTCGACTTCGTCTGGGCCGGGCTGTGCCTGCTCGGCGCCGTCTACTTCATGTTCCGCGGCTAG
- a CDS encoding L,D-transpeptidase family protein, whose translation MQWPHGTAFLRPQPAPAALRADRDPEQAIVSALTAIRQNRLDDADKVVDALLQSMPNYRLAHLLKGDLLMARSQPLADIGAAPVADDKLADLRQEAAVRLLHYSAPPPTDHIPANLLQFGPGQRYAVVIDASRARIFLYRNDGGVPRYVRDFYATIGKLGVDKNRAGDQRTPLGIYFVTGHMAREELDRRYGSLAELYGVGAWPLSYPNDLDRREGRTGSGIWLHGVPYDTYSRAPKASNGCVALTNADMGALGEYLLPGTPVVIAERIEWLDRETWSRRRAGAQAEVEQWRRDWESLDTSRYLAHYASDFRSGNLDLAGWSSQKRSVGAGKQWSQVKLDQLSLFAYPTAQGSLLMADFEQDYRSNNLENRMKKRLYFKREAQDWRIVYEGTAS comes from the coding sequence ATGCAATGGCCGCACGGGACCGCCTTCCTCCGCCCGCAGCCGGCGCCGGCCGCGCTCCGCGCCGATCGCGACCCGGAACAGGCCATCGTCTCCGCGCTCACCGCCATCCGCCAGAACCGGCTCGACGACGCCGACAAGGTGGTCGACGCGCTGCTGCAGTCCATGCCCAACTACCGGCTGGCCCATCTGCTCAAGGGCGACCTGCTGATGGCCCGCAGCCAGCCGCTGGCCGACATCGGCGCGGCGCCGGTGGCCGACGACAAGCTGGCCGACCTGCGCCAGGAAGCCGCGGTGCGGCTGCTGCACTACAGCGCGCCGCCGCCGACCGACCATATCCCGGCCAACCTGCTGCAATTCGGCCCCGGCCAGCGCTACGCGGTGGTGATCGACGCCAGCCGCGCGCGCATCTTCCTCTACCGCAACGACGGCGGCGTGCCGCGCTACGTGCGCGACTTCTACGCCACCATCGGCAAGCTCGGCGTCGACAAGAACCGCGCCGGCGACCAGCGCACGCCGCTGGGCATCTACTTCGTCACCGGCCACATGGCGCGCGAGGAGCTCGACCGCCGCTACGGCAGCCTGGCCGAGCTGTACGGCGTCGGCGCCTGGCCGCTCAGTTACCCGAACGACCTGGACCGCCGCGAAGGCCGCACCGGCAGCGGCATCTGGCTGCACGGCGTGCCCTACGACACCTACAGCCGCGCGCCCAAGGCCTCCAACGGCTGCGTGGCGCTGACCAACGCCGACATGGGCGCGCTCGGCGAATACCTGCTGCCCGGCACCCCGGTGGTGATCGCCGAACGGATCGAATGGCTCGACCGCGAGACCTGGAGCCGCCGCCGCGCCGGCGCACAGGCCGAGGTCGAGCAATGGCGGCGCGACTGGGAAAGCCTCGACACCTCGCGCTATCTCGCCCACTACGCCAGCGACTTCCGCAGCGGCAACCTCGACCTGGCCGGCTGGAGCAGCCAGAAGCGCAGCGTCGGCGCCGGCAAGCAGTGGAGCCAGGTCAAGCTCGACCAGCTCAGCCTGTTCGCCTACCCGACCGCGCAGGGTAGCCTGCTGATGGCCGATTTCGAGCAGGACTACCGCAGCAACAACCTCGAGAACCGCATGAAGAAGCGGCTCTACTTCAAGCGCGAGGCCCAGGACTGGCGCATCGTCTACGAGGGCACGGCCAGCTAG
- a CDS encoding Flp family type IVb pilin — MQLRQQARRLRKQAGQGMTEYIIIVALIAVAAIGVYSVFGQTIRNQTAGLAKEISGQNASGEIGNAQTTANTASTRGNATKGLGSYNADNDQAAAGGGGGGGGN, encoded by the coding sequence ATGCAATTGCGTCAACAAGCACGTCGCCTTCGCAAGCAAGCCGGCCAAGGCATGACTGAGTACATCATCATCGTCGCACTCATCGCCGTCGCCGCCATCGGCGTCTACTCCGTGTTCGGCCAGACCATCCGTAACCAGACCGCCGGTCTGGCCAAGGAAATCTCGGGTCAGAACGCTTCGGGCGAAATCGGCAACGCGCAGACCACCGCGAACACCGCATCCACGCGCGGCAACGCCACCAAGGGCCTCGGCAGCTACAACGCCGACAACGACCAGGCTGCCGCCGGCGGCGGTGGCGGCGGTGGCGGCAACTAA
- a CDS encoding pilus assembly protein N-terminal domain-containing protein, with protein MNLASLYSMTRIALCTLALFGAAAPALAAPMAAQSERSTADRNEIELYVGQTLVLNEAKIKRIAVGNGNVVSASALDDRQILLLPEKPGQSTVHLWRQNGQERTLIVTVVAADSQRLLKEVRTMIGSIRGVQASLVGDKVVLTGGDLNAESAARLKEVVTRYQGQVVNLVSTMGLERMIYMDVKIMEFNKKALEDLGVNWQKTLNGPLFGIIGDWKNNRYFRLVSDGQPNGSFGPIPRTPARSSRSRPTSACRPRPARSSTCWSARATPTCWPSRGCPAAAAATPTSWPAARSRSRWSTATARCR; from the coding sequence ATGAACCTCGCATCGCTTTATTCCATGACCCGCATCGCGCTGTGCACGCTGGCCCTGTTCGGCGCCGCCGCACCCGCCCTGGCCGCGCCGATGGCCGCCCAGTCGGAGCGCAGCACGGCCGACCGCAACGAGATCGAGCTCTACGTCGGCCAGACCCTGGTGCTCAACGAAGCCAAGATCAAGCGCATCGCCGTCGGCAACGGCAACGTGGTATCGGCCTCGGCGCTCGACGACCGCCAGATCCTGCTGCTGCCCGAGAAGCCCGGCCAGTCGACCGTCCACCTGTGGCGCCAGAACGGCCAGGAACGCACGCTGATCGTCACCGTGGTGGCGGCCGACAGCCAGCGCCTCCTGAAGGAAGTGCGCACCATGATCGGCTCGATCCGCGGCGTGCAGGCCTCGCTGGTCGGCGACAAGGTGGTGCTGACCGGCGGCGACCTCAACGCCGAATCGGCCGCGCGCCTCAAGGAAGTGGTGACCCGCTACCAGGGCCAGGTGGTGAACCTGGTCAGCACGATGGGCCTGGAACGCATGATCTACATGGACGTGAAGATCATGGAGTTCAACAAGAAGGCGCTCGAGGATCTCGGCGTGAACTGGCAGAAGACGCTGAACGGCCCGCTGTTCGGCATCATCGGCGACTGGAAGAACAACCGTTACTTCCGCCTGGTGTCGGACGGCCAGCCCAACGGCAGCTTCGGCCCGATACCGAGAACACCGGCAAGGTCAAGCCGTTCCAGACCTACTTCGGCCTGCAGACCTCGGCCAGCTCGGTCATCAACCTGCTGGTCAGCCAGGGCGACGCCTACGTGCTGGCCGAGCCGCGGCTGTCCTGCCGCAGCGGCGGCAACGCCAACTTCATGGCCGGCGGCGAGATCCCGATCCCGATGGTCAACGGCGACGGCGAGATGTCGGTGA
- a CDS encoding CpaF family protein, with protein MIASKISLPADIDREQLIDDVLHEAVGLGPLEKLLADPSISEIMVNRSDEIFVERGGRLQRYPAAFTSEEAVRGVIERIVAPLGRRIDESSPMVDARLKDGSRVNAIIPPLALRGAALTIRKFSRKRLEVEDLIGFGSANQLMFDFLKVCVERHKNIIISGGTGSGKTTLLNVLSNLIPRGERIVTIEDAAELQLNHPHLVSLESRPTNLEGKGGISIRDLVRNSLRMRPDRIVVGECRGGEALDMLQAMNTGHDGSLTTAHANTPRDVVSRLEVMVLMAGMDIPVTAIREQIASAIDIIVQQTRAADGSRRITHIAEITGVEGGKIQMQDLFRFEQRGFDANGKVVGHFTGCDAVPSFYEDLRRVGVPVDLSIFDRVQP; from the coding sequence GTGATCGCCAGCAAGATCAGCCTGCCGGCCGACATCGACCGCGAACAGCTGATCGACGACGTGCTGCACGAGGCGGTCGGCCTCGGCCCCTTGGAAAAGCTGCTGGCCGACCCGAGCATCAGCGAAATCATGGTCAACCGCTCGGACGAGATCTTCGTCGAGCGCGGCGGCCGGCTGCAGCGCTACCCGGCGGCCTTCACCAGCGAGGAAGCGGTGCGCGGCGTGATCGAGCGCATCGTGGCGCCGCTGGGCCGCCGCATCGACGAATCGAGCCCGATGGTCGACGCCCGGCTCAAGGACGGCTCGCGCGTCAACGCCATCATCCCGCCCCTGGCGCTGCGCGGCGCCGCGCTGACGATCCGGAAGTTCAGCCGCAAGCGGCTCGAGGTCGAGGACCTGATCGGCTTCGGCTCGGCCAACCAGCTGATGTTCGACTTCCTCAAGGTGTGCGTCGAACGGCACAAGAACATCATCATTTCGGGCGGCACCGGCTCGGGCAAGACCACCCTGCTCAACGTGCTGTCCAACCTGATCCCGCGCGGCGAGCGCATCGTCACCATCGAGGATGCGGCCGAGCTGCAGCTCAACCACCCACACCTGGTCTCGCTCGAATCGCGCCCGACCAACCTCGAGGGCAAGGGCGGCATCAGCATCCGCGACCTGGTGCGCAACTCGCTGCGGATGCGGCCGGACCGCATCGTGGTCGGCGAATGCCGCGGCGGCGAAGCGCTGGACATGCTGCAGGCCATGAACACCGGCCACGACGGCTCGCTGACCACCGCCCACGCCAACACCCCGCGCGACGTGGTGTCGCGGCTCGAGGTGATGGTGCTGATGGCCGGCATGGACATCCCGGTCACCGCCATCCGCGAGCAGATCGCCTCGGCCATCGACATCATCGTGCAGCAGACCCGCGCCGCCGACGGCTCGCGCCGGATCACCCACATCGCCGAGATCACCGGCGTCGAGGGCGGCAAGATCCAGATGCAGGACCTGTTCCGCTTCGAGCAGCGCGGCTTCGACGCCAACGGCAAGGTGGTCGGCCACTTCACCGGCTGCGACGCGGTGCCGAGCTTCTACGAAGACCTGCGCCGCGTCGGCGTGCCGGTCGACCTGTCGATCTTCGACCGGGTCCAGCCATGA
- a CDS encoding nuclear transport factor 2 family protein: MSVPRPFRPLLAAALLACAHVAGAYAGEADDIAALLGRGDAGSALQRADAAIARAPRDARLRLLRGNALALLGRNAEAIQAYAALSADYPNLPEPYNNLAALYAQQGQLDKARGALQKALQTNPAYATAHANLADVYAKLAAQAYDKALQRDVVERQNGQVPTPLASPAQPPRLALVQDLLSSNAAPARAAPMTLPPTAARPAETRPVQPSPQPTRPPTIAPTTPPTVRPLPPTVVAAAKPVAPSPTPTPAAKPIAPTVAPSPPPLADKPTPPPANPAKQAEEQVARAVRAWADAWSDKRVPAYLASYSRQFKPAGSSRGEWEKQRRERIEGARRIEVKLSNLRVKLDAAGDTATVRFVQRYKSDKLDTSTGKTLILERKGERWLITDERVG; encoded by the coding sequence ATGTCCGTCCCCCGCCCGTTCCGCCCGCTCCTGGCCGCCGCCCTGCTCGCCTGCGCGCATGTCGCCGGCGCATACGCCGGCGAAGCCGACGACATCGCCGCCCTGCTCGGCCGCGGCGATGCCGGCAGCGCGCTGCAACGCGCCGACGCGGCCATCGCCCGCGCCCCGCGCGACGCCCGCCTGCGGCTCCTGCGCGGCAATGCGCTGGCGCTGCTGGGCCGCAACGCCGAGGCTATCCAGGCCTATGCCGCGCTGAGCGCCGACTACCCGAACCTGCCCGAGCCCTACAACAACCTGGCCGCGCTGTATGCCCAGCAGGGCCAGCTCGACAAGGCGCGCGGCGCGCTGCAGAAGGCGCTGCAGACCAACCCGGCCTATGCCACCGCGCACGCCAACCTGGCCGACGTCTACGCCAAGCTGGCGGCCCAGGCCTACGACAAGGCGCTGCAGCGCGACGTGGTCGAACGCCAGAACGGCCAGGTGCCGACGCCGCTCGCCTCGCCGGCGCAGCCGCCGCGGCTGGCGCTGGTGCAGGACCTGCTGAGCAGCAACGCGGCACCGGCACGCGCGGCGCCGATGACGCTGCCGCCGACTGCGGCCAGGCCGGCCGAAACGCGGCCGGTCCAGCCGAGCCCGCAACCGACCCGCCCGCCGACCATCGCGCCGACCACGCCGCCGACCGTCCGCCCGCTGCCGCCCACCGTGGTCGCGGCCGCCAAGCCGGTCGCGCCGAGCCCCACGCCTACACCCGCCGCCAAGCCGATCGCGCCGACCGTCGCGCCCAGCCCGCCGCCGCTTGCCGACAAGCCGACCCCGCCGCCCGCCAACCCGGCCAAGCAGGCCGAAGAACAGGTCGCGCGCGCGGTGCGCGCCTGGGCCGACGCCTGGAGCGACAAGCGCGTCCCGGCCTATCTGGCCAGCTACTCGCGCCAGTTCAAGCCTGCCGGCTCGAGCCGCGGCGAATGGGAAAAGCAGCGGCGCGAGCGGATCGAGGGCGCGCGCCGCATCGAGGTGAAGCTGAGCAATCTGCGGGTGAAGCTCGACGCCGCCGGCGACACCGCGACCGTGCGCTTCGTGCAACGTTACAAGTCCGACAAACTCGACACTTCGACCGGCAAGACCTTGATTCTGGAGCGCAAAGGCGAGCGCTGGCTGATCACCGACGAGCGAGTAGGTTAA
- a CDS encoding ABC-F family ATPase, with translation MITTSGITMQFGAKPLFEKVSVKFGGGNRYGLIGANGSGKSTFMKILGGDLEPTAGNVSLDPGVRLGKLRQDQFGYEDQRVIDVVLQGHAELWSTMHEKDAIYANPEATEDDYMRAADLEVKFGEMGGYDAEARAGALLLGAGVPIEQHFGPMSEVAPGWKLRVLLAQALFSAPDVLLLDEPTNNLDINTIRWLEHTLNERDSTMIIISHDRHFLNQVCTHMADLDYSTIQLYAGNYDDYMLASTQARERALGANAKAKERVAELQAFAARFAANKSKSRQATSRLKLADKIKEGMPEVKPSSRQNPYVRFDFDDRQKLHRQAFEATELNFAYEAGTPILKNFNFILEAGQKLAVIGGNGVGKSTLMKLLMGQLHGQHGGIKWADKAEPGYFAQDHEDDFASDETLFDWMKHWSQPGDDDQVIRGILGRLLFSGDDVKKSVKVLSGGEKGRMLYGKLILQRPNVLVMDEPTNHMDMESIESLNLALELYKGTLVFVSHDRQFVSSLATQVLELKGDGSYVHYMGGYEEYLSSQGLE, from the coding sequence TTGATCACCACTTCCGGCATCACCATGCAATTCGGCGCCAAGCCGCTGTTCGAAAAAGTCTCCGTCAAGTTCGGCGGCGGCAACCGCTACGGCCTGATCGGCGCCAACGGCTCGGGCAAGTCGACCTTCATGAAGATCCTCGGCGGCGATCTCGAACCCACCGCTGGCAACGTCAGCCTCGACCCCGGCGTGCGGCTGGGCAAGCTGCGGCAGGACCAGTTCGGCTACGAGGACCAGCGCGTGATCGACGTGGTGCTGCAGGGCCATGCCGAGCTGTGGTCGACCATGCACGAGAAGGACGCCATCTACGCCAATCCCGAGGCGACCGAGGACGACTACATGCGGGCCGCCGACCTCGAGGTCAAGTTCGGCGAAATGGGCGGCTACGACGCCGAGGCGCGCGCAGGTGCGCTGCTGCTGGGCGCCGGCGTGCCGATCGAGCAGCACTTCGGCCCGATGAGCGAAGTGGCGCCGGGCTGGAAGCTGCGGGTGCTGCTGGCGCAGGCGCTGTTCAGCGCGCCCGACGTGCTGCTGCTGGACGAACCCACCAACAACCTCGACATCAACACCATCCGCTGGCTGGAGCACACGCTGAACGAGCGCGACTCCACCATGATCATCATCTCGCACGATCGCCACTTCCTGAACCAGGTCTGCACCCACATGGCCGACCTGGACTACAGCACCATACAGCTCTACGCCGGCAACTACGACGACTACATGCTGGCCAGCACCCAGGCGCGCGAGCGCGCGCTCGGCGCCAACGCCAAGGCCAAGGAGCGCGTGGCCGAGCTGCAGGCCTTCGCCGCCCGCTTCGCCGCCAACAAGTCCAAGTCGCGCCAGGCCACCAGCCGGCTCAAGCTGGCCGACAAGATCAAGGAAGGCATGCCCGAGGTGAAGCCGTCCTCGCGCCAGAACCCCTACGTGCGCTTCGATTTCGACGACAGGCAGAAGCTGCACCGCCAGGCCTTCGAGGCGACCGAGCTGAACTTCGCCTACGAGGCCGGCACGCCGATCCTGAAGAACTTCAACTTCATCCTCGAAGCCGGCCAGAAGCTGGCGGTGATCGGCGGCAACGGCGTCGGCAAGTCGACGCTGATGAAGCTCCTGATGGGCCAGCTGCACGGCCAGCACGGCGGCATCAAGTGGGCCGACAAGGCCGAGCCGGGCTACTTCGCGCAGGATCACGAGGACGACTTCGCCAGCGACGAGACGCTGTTCGACTGGATGAAGCACTGGAGCCAGCCCGGCGACGACGACCAGGTGATCCGCGGCATCCTCGGCCGCCTGCTGTTCAGCGGCGACGACGTGAAGAAGTCGGTCAAGGTGCTGTCGGGCGGCGAGAAGGGCCGCATGCTGTACGGCAAGCTGATCCTGCAGCGCCCCAACGTGCTGGTGATGGACGAACCGACCAACCACATGGACATGGAGTCGATCGAATCGCTGAACCTGGCGCTCGAGCTGTACAAGGGCACGCTGGTGTTCGTCTCGCACGACCGCCAGTTCGTCTCCTCGCTGGCGACCCAGGTGCTCGAGCTCAAGGGCGACGGCAGCTATGTGCACTACATGGGCGGCTACGAGGAATACCTGTCGAGTCAAGGCCTGGAATGA
- a CDS encoding FHA domain-containing protein, translated as MLNLTVFENGTERETIAVDRFPCLIGKHANNQIVLSGWTIGRVHAEIRATEQGFKLVDRGSLAGTWVNNERIVEFGPLSERDEIVIGSYRLRAQLPDDAAPTAPRAPAAAPAAAPRAEAAVRPAPRPRPLRPRPPSRRPRPPPPSRTSSWPNTWPPSTGANRFTSCCCRPSTCAGATSAACRTRRCAARPRR; from the coding sequence ATGCTGAACCTCACCGTATTCGAGAACGGCACCGAGCGCGAAACCATCGCGGTCGACCGTTTCCCCTGCCTGATCGGCAAGCATGCCAACAACCAGATCGTGCTGTCGGGCTGGACCATCGGCCGCGTCCACGCCGAGATCCGCGCCACCGAGCAGGGCTTCAAGCTGGTCGACCGCGGCAGCCTGGCCGGTACCTGGGTCAACAACGAGCGCATCGTGGAATTCGGGCCGCTGTCCGAGCGCGACGAGATCGTGATCGGCAGCTACCGGCTGCGCGCCCAGCTGCCCGACGACGCCGCGCCGACGGCGCCGCGCGCACCGGCCGCAGCGCCGGCCGCCGCACCGCGCGCCGAAGCCGCGGTCCGGCCGGCCCCGCGCCCTCGCCCGCTCCGGCCCCGGCCCCCGTCGCGGCGGCCCCGGCCGCCACCGCCGTCCAGGACGAGCAGCTGGCCGAATACCTGGCCACCTTCAACTGGCGCCAACAGGTTCACCAGCTGCTGCTGCAGACCATCGACCTGCGCCGGCGCGACATCCGCAGCCTGTCGGACGAGGCGCTGCGCAGCGAGACCGAGGCGCTGA
- the cpaB gene encoding Flp pilus assembly protein CpaB: MPKFPSVPRPGKSAVLLVGAVLFGLLATFATRTYIHQTVDAEKAKLTDKSAKVEVVVAKFNLNKGDVVSEETMSLRKLPADTVPSSAVRPGQFDRAAGSRLMGEMRAGEPLLWPAIEQDDASSFAHRVRNGSRAYTITVDDTNSVSGMVRPGDLVDIYLTAKPPEKGSLIKVEEQTFLLLQRLQVMATGQRVKNDAAQSGSQNELQDYGTVTLSVLPAEAQKLIVAQRIGQLRITLRNPDDQLAAKDASLDASGLFGMAPSSPRGGGAMTEVIVGGKGVSREWQTLAGPAAMNPQADTAPLTVPRPRPPRPPSKPSASITK; this comes from the coding sequence ATGCCGAAATTTCCATCCGTTCCCCGTCCGGGCAAGAGCGCCGTCCTGCTGGTCGGCGCCGTGCTGTTCGGGCTCCTGGCCACCTTCGCCACCCGTACCTACATCCATCAGACCGTCGACGCCGAGAAGGCGAAGCTGACCGACAAGTCGGCCAAGGTCGAGGTGGTGGTCGCCAAGTTCAACCTGAACAAGGGCGACGTGGTATCGGAAGAGACCATGTCGCTGCGCAAGCTGCCGGCCGACACCGTGCCCTCGAGCGCGGTGAGGCCCGGCCAGTTCGACCGCGCCGCCGGCTCGCGCCTGATGGGCGAGATGAGGGCCGGCGAGCCGCTGCTGTGGCCGGCCATCGAGCAGGACGACGCCTCGAGCTTCGCCCACCGCGTCCGCAACGGTTCGCGCGCCTACACCATCACCGTCGACGACACCAACTCGGTGTCCGGCATGGTTCGCCCCGGCGACCTGGTCGACATCTACCTGACGGCCAAGCCGCCGGAGAAGGGCAGCCTGATCAAGGTCGAGGAACAGACCTTCCTGCTGCTGCAGCGCCTGCAGGTGATGGCCACCGGCCAGCGGGTGAAGAACGACGCCGCCCAGAGCGGCAGCCAGAACGAGCTGCAGGACTACGGCACGGTCACGCTGTCGGTGCTGCCGGCCGAGGCGCAGAAGCTGATCGTGGCCCAGCGCATCGGCCAATTGCGCATCACCCTGCGCAACCCGGACGACCAGCTGGCCGCCAAGGACGCCTCGCTCGACGCCTCGGGCCTGTTCGGCATGGCCCCCAGCAGCCCGCGCGGCGGCGGCGCGATGACCGAAGTGATCGTCGGCGGCAAGGGCGTCAGCCGCGAATGGCAGACGCTGGCCGGCCCGGCGGCCATGAACCCGCAGGCCGACACCGCCCCGCTGACCGTCCCCCGGCCGCGGCCCCCACGGCCGCCAAGTAAGCCCTCGGCATCGATTACGAAATAG
- the fabG gene encoding 3-oxoacyl-[acyl-carrier-protein] reductase, whose protein sequence is MRLSGKVCIITGAASGIGRATALRFAREGARVVVCDLNQAGIDPVVGEIAVAGGEAVGYLVNVTDKAQIAAMVAGVKERWGRIDVLVNNAGIVADAQLTKMTEEQFDCVIDINLKGVYNCTKAVVDTMIEQSSGVILNASSVVGLYGNFGQTNYAAAKFGVIGFTKTWAKELGKRGIRSNAVCPGFVATPILNNMPEKVIQAMEEKVPMRRLAQPEEIASVYTFLASDDASYVNGAVLSVDGGLVI, encoded by the coding sequence ATGCGTTTGTCCGGCAAAGTCTGCATCATCACCGGCGCCGCCAGCGGCATCGGTCGCGCCACGGCGCTGCGTTTCGCCCGCGAGGGCGCCCGGGTCGTGGTCTGCGACCTGAACCAGGCCGGCATCGACCCGGTCGTCGGCGAGATCGCCGTGGCCGGCGGCGAAGCCGTGGGCTACCTGGTGAACGTGACCGACAAGGCGCAGATCGCCGCCATGGTGGCCGGCGTGAAGGAGCGCTGGGGCCGCATCGACGTGCTGGTCAACAACGCCGGCATCGTGGCCGACGCGCAGCTGACCAAGATGACCGAAGAGCAGTTCGACTGCGTCATCGACATCAATCTGAAGGGCGTCTACAACTGCACCAAGGCCGTGGTCGACACCATGATCGAGCAGTCCTCCGGCGTGATCCTCAACGCGTCCTCGGTGGTCGGCCTGTACGGCAACTTCGGCCAGACCAACTACGCCGCCGCCAAGTTCGGCGTGATCGGCTTCACCAAGACCTGGGCCAAGGAGCTCGGCAAGCGCGGCATCCGTTCCAATGCGGTCTGCCCGGGCTTCGTCGCCACGCCGATCCTGAACAACATGCCGGAGAAGGTGATCCAGGCGATGGAAGAGAAGGTGCCGATGCGCCGGCTGGCCCAGCCCGAGGAAATCGCCTCGGTCTACACCTTCCTCGCCAGCGACGACGCCAGCTACGTCAACGGCGCCGTGCTGTCGGTCGACGGCGGCCTGGTGATCTGA
- a CDS encoding pilus assembly protein TadG-related protein: MRAFQRERQRGHALLFALFLMAAAGLGLFFLFSAGQITADKARVTNTADAAAYSGALWRARVLNYDAYSNRAIVANEIGIAQAMTLSSWVRYIKILAQNINQYTQYIPYIGQITSAIATAAEYASTYTDYAAKVAVPARDVYKQALAGSQEIMHASASIVGMKMVVDSVTQANDPAFRAAVVLSGDDFTSFTRRYTDNDRNRLARVVLDSRDGFTRDRPASPFPLPLSNTCWIGFGIPEFKKRGATSLASLDRWDAVDTHSAHLKYRRRWSCRSREVPLGWAGDDAAGSNDGGSSFARNDVIGGNFGNSAGTNGSAHSYANSEKEELNGYSGISVVRELDYPKLSNRDDPRTRFAVMVRTSATRTADKVNLNEGRMKLGDSLQAGSIASVSAAEVYFKRPEPALGGARADGKEELASLYNPYWQARLVAPTDAERAEALAWKSVN; the protein is encoded by the coding sequence ATGCGAGCGTTCCAGCGGGAGCGCCAGCGCGGCCACGCACTTTTGTTCGCGCTGTTCCTGATGGCTGCGGCGGGCCTGGGCCTGTTCTTCCTCTTCAGTGCCGGACAGATCACCGCCGACAAGGCGCGCGTCACCAACACGGCGGACGCGGCGGCCTACAGCGGTGCGCTTTGGCGCGCTCGGGTGCTCAATTATGACGCGTATTCCAACCGCGCCATCGTGGCCAATGAAATTGGCATAGCACAGGCCATGACGTTGTCGTCGTGGGTCCGCTACATCAAGATCCTGGCCCAGAACATCAACCAGTACACCCAGTACATCCCCTATATCGGCCAGATCACCTCGGCGATCGCGACCGCGGCCGAGTACGCCTCGACCTATACCGACTACGCCGCCAAGGTGGCCGTGCCGGCGCGCGACGTCTACAAGCAGGCGCTGGCCGGCAGCCAGGAAATCATGCATGCCTCGGCCAGCATCGTCGGCATGAAGATGGTGGTGGACTCGGTGACGCAGGCCAACGATCCGGCCTTCCGGGCGGCCGTGGTGCTGAGCGGCGACGACTTCACCTCGTTCACCCGCCGCTACACCGACAACGACCGCAACCGGCTCGCCCGGGTGGTGCTCGATTCGCGCGACGGCTTCACCCGCGACCGGCCGGCCAGCCCGTTCCCGCTGCCGCTGTCCAATACCTGCTGGATCGGCTTCGGCATTCCCGAATTCAAGAAGCGCGGCGCCACCAGCCTCGCCAGCCTCGATCGCTGGGACGCGGTGGACACCCACTCGGCCCACCTCAAGTATCGCCGGCGCTGGAGCTGCCGCAGCCGCGAAGTGCCGCTGGGCTGGGCCGGCGACGATGCCGCCGGCTCCAACGACGGCGGCAGCAGCTTCGCCCGCAACGACGTGATCGGCGGCAATTTCGGCAACTCGGCCGGCACCAACGGCAGCGCCCACAGCTATGCCAACAGCGAGAAGGAGGAGCTCAACGGCTACTCCGGCATCTCGGTGGTGCGCGAGCTCGACTACCCCAAGCTGAGCAACCGCGACGATCCGCGCACGCGCTTCGCGGTGATGGTGCGGACCTCGGCCACCCGCACGGCCGACAAGGTGAACCTCAACGAAGGCCGGATGAAGCTCGGCGACAGCCTGCAGGCCGGCAGCATCGCCTCGGTCAGCGCCGCCGAGGTCTATTTCAAGCGGCCCGAGCCCGCGCTGGGCGGTGCCCGCGCCGACGGCAAGGAGGAGCTGGCCAGCCTCTACAACCCCTACTGGCAGGCCAGGCTGGTGGCGCCCACCGACGCGGAGCGCGCCGAGGCGCTGGCCTGGAAGTCGGTGAACTGA